One Primulina huaijiensis isolate GDHJ02 chromosome 8, ASM1229523v2, whole genome shotgun sequence genomic region harbors:
- the LOC140982064 gene encoding uncharacterized protein yields the protein MFLHIAKIYKPFEFDNAYNEFRNRYPEAAHFLDERDSLDRWTRAYCSKTRYNIMTTNGVESINARLLEERKLPIIALLDSLQKLASCRLEFDVRDRGHSAIVDLESKRCTCRVFDIDRIPCAHAIAASWLAKIDIYDLCSEYYSTMSWCMDYSETVYPVPEENEWPRNINFPLVLPPLVKKRVGRRKQNRIPSIDEFSKK from the exons ATGTTTTTGCACATTGCAAAAATTTATAAGCCATTCGAGTTTGATAATGCATACAATGAATTTAGGAATAGATATCCTGAGGCAGCGCATTTTTTGGACGAGAGAGATTCACTTGATAGATGGACTCGAGCATATTGTTCAAAGACCCGTTACAATATTATGACGACAAACGGGGTTGAGTCGATCAATGCTAGATTACTTGAAGAAAGAAAGCTGCCAATCATTGCACTTTTAGATTCTTTGCAGAAACTGGCCTCAT GTCGTCTGGAGTTTGATGTTAGGGACCGTGGACATTCGGCCATAGTAGACCTGGAATCAAAAAGATGCACATGTCGAGTATTTGATATTGATAGAATTCCATGTGCTCATGCCATTGCAGCCAGTTGGTTAGCGAAGATTGATATATATGATCTGTGTTCAGAGTACTATTCTACGATGTCATGGTGCATGGATTACTCAGAGACTGTTTACCCTGTTCCGGAAGAAAATGAATGGCCACGCAACATTAATTTTCCATTGGTCTTGCCTCCTTTGGTAAAGAAGAGAGTTGgtagaagaaaacaaaacagaATTCCTTCCATCGACGAATTCAGCAAAAAATAG
- the LOC140983630 gene encoding uncharacterized protein produces the protein MRTGPRVHFGLNPSRHPSPLEHRFERRLTALEDSVVSMHVKMSAEFIETRASIRNINMTLDDLKSSFNLGLDELRSSLTEQIRAGFDEMRSTILVHQDKDYSIAYSRGRKRKSSEADFGVDDNLAREIGSSSQIQHIFEPNLPVITEESSEDIQATPDARNPVGEATTSRGVDDNLATQQIFEPILPGITEESLEDIQVTPDARMSGRELTTSRVRPLAETVTLKVNTSLARVRASMLNHSPSMIRGFYAEYEKSYYGPMAIVNSRVTFSHFGEALRGLLVMQIRHPEVMSPDVSLMDIDF, from the exons ATGCGTACGGGTCCTAGAGTCCACTTTGGACTCAATCCTTCCCGCCACCCGTCACCGTTGGAGCATCGTTTCGAGAGGCGGTTGACTGCCTTGGAGGATTCCGTTGTGTCTATGCATGTTAAGATGTCAGCAGAATTTATTGAGACCAGGGCGTCTATCCGGAATATAAATATGACTTTAGATGACTTGAAATCGAGTTTCAATCTTGGTCTCGATGAGTTGAGATCGAGTTTGACTGAACAGATCAGAGCTGGTTTTGATGAGATGAGGTCTACCATTCTAGTGCATCAGGACAAAGATTATAGCATAGCCTATAGCAGAGGGCGGAAGAGGAAATCATCCGAGGCCGATTTTG GTGTGGATGATAATCTGGCTAGGGAAATTGGCAGTAGTAGCCAAATACAACATATATTTGAGCCTAACCTTCCAGTCATTACAGAGGAGTCCTCAGAAG atattcaAGCGACTCCGGATGCGCGTAATCCAGTTGGCGAGGCGACCACGTCGAGAG GTGTGGATGATAATCTGGCTACCCAACAGATATTCGAGCCTATCCTTCCAGGCATTACAGAGGAGTCCTTGGAAG ATATTCAAGTGACTCCCGATGCGCGTATGTCAGGTCGCGAGTTGACCACGTCGAGAG TGAGGCCACTTGCGGAGACCGTGACACTTAAAGTAAACACCTCGCTGGCGCGAGTTAGGGCATCGATGCTCAACCATTCGCCAAGTATGATTCGAGGTTTTTATGCTGAATATGAGAAGTCGTACTACGGGCCCATGGCGATCGTAAACTCGCGTGTCACTTTCTCT CACTTCGGCGAAGCTCTCCGTGGATTGCTTGTGATGCAGATCCGACATCCTGAAGTGATGTCGCCAGATGTGTCGTTGATGGACATAGATTTCTAG
- the LOC140983504 gene encoding uncharacterized protein: MEVFGKSMVDVPTDVIYLSSILGQDGPNPVHKCDWKCESEYVWGNMYRCRITGLTHICDKNCNQRILYDNHSSLCRVSKQIFPLSPVEQQAVKGVRRKLDAESGPTESCTFKRRRDAQCHPSPFERSFSAVSLICSQISDGMDMS, encoded by the exons ATGGAGGTATTTGGCAAATCTATGGTTGATGTTCCTACAGATGTTATTTATTTGTCAAGTATTCTTGGCCAAGATGGGCCAAATCCTGTTCACAAGTGTGACTGGAAATGTGAAAGTGAATATGTTTGGGGGAACATGTACCGCTGCAGAATAACTGGGCTGACACATATTTGTGACAAAAACTGTAACCAAAGAATTTTGTATGAT aaccATAGCTCCCTCTGCAGAGTGAGCAAGCAGATTTTTCCTTTGAGTCCAGTTGAGCAACAAGCTGTGAAAGGTGTTAGGAGGAAGCTCGATGCTGAGAGTGGTCCCACAGAGAGCTGCACTTTTAAGCGCAGAAGGGATGCACAGTGTCATCCCTCACCTTTTGAGAGATCATTTTCTGCTGTTAGTCTCATCTGCAGCCAGATTAGTGATGGCATGGATATGAGCTAG
- the LOC140982066 gene encoding uncharacterized protein, with the protein MRRSQNLDLLIFDPEIERTARRLRKARREEIQAMADNRDNENPPPAIPIRDHFRPVLNAHYSGIARGTINANNFELKPALINMVQQNQFGGAATADPHLHLRTFLEITDTVKINGVSDDIIRLRLFPFSLRDQARGWLQSLPLGSITTWQELATKFLAKYFPPAKSAQLKIEISTFRQTDFEQLYEAWERYKELLRRCPNHGFEDWVQIELFYNGLNGQTRGTVDAAAGGTIFAKSPDQAYDLLEQMTINSYQWPSERSGVKKQAGIYAIDPITSLTAQVSALTTQIAAMNKASTSEVENASVVTEEPHIPDEAHYINNRNFGGYGGYRGNPPPNTYHPGLKNHENFSYANNKNVLNPPPGFNTSKGEGKPSFEDLVGTFVAESGKRMARTESRLDSMETHIGNMGATMKSLETQIGQLANALRDQNRGQFPSNTEVNPKELCKAVTLRSGKELEVQSPKKMVESEKSVEDVEFEVITEKKVEDSKTKVVQPPAFKPTIPYPQRFKKKSLDDQFAKFLEIFKKIHINIPFADALEQMPNYAKFIKDVMSKKRKLQEFETVKLTEECSAILQKKLPQKLKDPGSFTIPCFIGGSHCSKALCDLGASINLMPFSIFRKLELGEVKPTTITLQLADRSLKYPSGIVEDVLVKVDKFIFPADFVILDMEEDNDAPLILGRPFLATGRALIDVHKGELTLRVGGEEVIFNIYHAMNGSNEVSTCKSIDVINSCVSFDCAGTRDPLESCLVGTAEAVSEDDWEVKEQLVALEVLHKEKKTNVLIEELNVDEKIEVISPSPDLKELPSHLCYAFLGEKSTYPVIISSSLTIDEKDKLLRVLREYKTALGWSISDIRGISPTICMHKILMEESYTPYVDHQRRLNPAMKEVVKNEVLKLLNAGVIYAISDSSWVSPVQVVPKKGGITVVKNEHDELISTRTVTGWRVCMDYRKLNNATRKDHFPLPFIDQMLDRLAGYCHYCFLDGYSGYNQIAIAPEDQEKTTFTCPYGTFAFRRMPFGLCNAPATFQRCMMAIFADMVEEIMEVFMDDFSVFGSSFDHCLHNLSLVLQRCQEKNLVLNWEKCHFMVQEGIVLGHKVSSKGLEMDRAKVVAIEKLPPPKNIKGIRSFLGHAGFYRRFIKDFSKITKPLCNLLGKDSTFIFDDDCLQALEKIKRALVTAPIMIVPDWKEPFELMCDASDYAVGAVLGQRRERMFRAIYYASRTMDAAQQNYTTTEKQMLAVVFAFDKFRPYLIGTKVIVFTDHAAIRYLFAKKDAKPRLIRWILLLQEFDFEIKDKKGRENQVADHLSRLELEVRKEEGVIQETFPDEQLFEVSSVLPWFADIANFLSCGILPPDLNHHQKKKFFHDIKFFFWMILVCIRDVLTK; encoded by the coding sequence ATGCGAAGATCTCAAAATCTTGACTTGCTTATCTTTGATCCTGAGATCGAAAGAACTGCAAGAAGATTAAGAAAGGCAAGAAGAGAAGAGATTCAAGCAATGGCTGACAACAGAGATAATGAAAACCCACCCCCTGCAATACCCATCAGAGATCATTTTAGGCCGGTACTAAATGCTCATTATTCGGGCATAGCACGAGGGACTATTAATGCAAACAACTTTGAGCTCAAACCTGCATTGATAAACATGGTTCAACAGAATCAGTTTGGGGGAGCCGCTACTGCAGATCCTCATCTACATCTCAGAACATTCCTTGAAATTACTGACACGgtaaaaataaatggtgtttctgatgatATAATTCGATTGCGTTTGTTTCCTTTTTCTCTTAGGGATCAAGCAAGAGGATGGCTCCAATCGCTTCCTTTGGGGAGTATCACTACATGGCAGGAGTTAGCAACCAAGTTTCTTGCTAAATATTTTCCACCTGCAAAGTCTGCACAGTTGAAAATTGAGATAAGCACTTTTAGGCAGACTGACTTTGAGCAATTATACGAGGCATGGGAACGGTATAAGGAGTTGTTAAGGAGGTGTCCAAACCATGGTTTTGAAGATTGGGTACAGATTGAATTGTTTTACAATGGTTTGAATGGACAAACAAGAGGCACTGTCGATGCAGCAGCTGGTGGCACGATATTTGCAAAATCACCTGATCAAGCATATGATTTGCTTGAACAGATGACCATTAACAGTTATCAGTGGCCGTCTGAGAGGTCGGGAGTAAAGAAGCAAGCTGGAATTTATGCCATAGATCCTATTACATCACTCACCGCTCAAGTTTCAGCTTTAACAACTCAAATTGCAGCTATGAATAAGGCTAGTACATCAGAGGTTGAAAATGCATCGGTTGTTACTGAAGAACCACATATTCCTGATGAAGCTCATTATATCAACAATAGGAATTTTGGTGGCTACGGaggatatcgaggtaacccTCCCCCTAACACTTATCATCCTGGCTtgaaaaatcatgaaaatttttcttatgcAAACAATAAGAATGTGTTGAATCCTCCCCCGGGGTTCAATACATCAAAAGGGGAGGGAAAGCCTTCGTTTGAGGATTTGGTAGGTACATTTGTGGCTGAATCTGGGAAGAGGATGGCTAGAACTGAGTCTCGGCTTGATAGCATGGAGACTCACATAGGAAACATGGGTGCTACGATGAAATCTTTGGAGACGCAAATTGGACAGTTGGCTAATGCTTTAAGAGATCAGAACAGGGGTCAATTTCCGAGTAATACGGAAGTTAATCCAAAAGAGCTGTGCAAGGCAGTCACTTTGAGGAGCGGAAAAGAATTGGAGGTTCAAAGTCCCAAGAAGATGGTGGAAAGTGAGAAGTCAGTGGAAGATGTTGAGTTTGAGGTTATAACAGAGAAGAAAGTTGAGGACTCTAAGACAAAAGTTGTACAACCTCCTGCATTTAAGCCTACCATTCCATACCCTCAGAGGTTCAAAAAGAAGAGTTTAGATGATCAATTTGCAAAattccttgaaatttttaagAAGATACACATCAATATACCATTTGCTGATGCATTGGAGCAAATGCCCAACTATGCTAAGTTCATTAAAGATGTGATGTCTAAAAAGAGGAAGCTGCAAGAGTTTGAGACTGTGAAGCTTACTGAGGAGTGCAGTGCCATCCTACAAAAGAAACTAccacaaaaattgaaagatccagggagttttactATTCCTTGTTTTATTGGTGGTTCTCATTGTAGTAAAgctttatgtgatttaggagcaagtattaatttgatgccattttctatttttaggaAATTGGAGCTTGGAGAAGTTAAACCAACTACTATCACCCTACAGCTTGCAGACAGAAGTCTTAAGTATCCAAGTGGGATCGTCGAGGATGTATTGGTAAAAGTGGATAAGTTTATTTTTCCTGCAGACTTTGTGATTCTAGATATGGAAGAGGATAATGATGCTCCATTAATCCTTGGGAGACCGTTCCTGGCAACTGGAAGGGCATTGATAGATGTGCATAAGGGTGAACTCACCTTGAGAGTTGGTGGAGAAGAAGTCATTTTCAATATCTATCATGCCATGAATGGATCAAATGAGGTAAGTACTTGTAAAAGCATTGATGTTATAAACTCATGTGTATCCTTTGACTGTGCAGGAACTAGGGACCCTTTGGAGAGTTGCTTGGTTGGAACTGCTGAAGCTGTTAGTGAAGACGACTGGGAAGTGAAAGAGCAACTGGTGGCTCTTGAAGTATtgcataaagaaaagaaaacgaatgTGTTGATTGAGGAGTTGAACGTCGACGAGAAAATAGAGGTAATATCACCCTCTCCTGATTTGAAGGAACTGCCAAGCCACCTATGTTATGCATTCTTAGGAGAGAAGTCGACATATCCGGTAATCATATCTTCCTCCCTTACTATtgatgaaaaagataaattattgAGAGTATTGAGGGAATATAAAACTGCCTTGGGATGGTCGATTTCTGATATTAGGGGAATTAGCCCCACTAtatgcatgcataaaattttaatggaggaGTCATATACTCCTTATGTGGACCATCAGAGGAGATTAAATCCGGCAATGAAAGAAGTAGTGAAAAATGAGGTGCTTAAATTGTTGAATGCTGGTGTGATATATGCTATTTCTGATAGCAGTTGGGTGTCTCCTGTACAAGTTGTACCGAAAAAGGGTGGAATAACTGTGGTTAAAAATGAACATGATGAACTGATATCTACTCGTACTGTAACTGGTTGGCGAGTTTGTATGGATTATAGAAAATTGAACAATGCCACccgaaaagatcattttccattgccttttattgatcaaatgctaGATAGACTTGCTGGTTATTGTCATTATTGCTTCTTAGATGGTTATTCAGGTTATAACCAGATAGCTATAGCACCAGAGGATCAGGAAAAGACTACTTTTACGTGTCCCTATGGCACGTTCGCTTTTAGGAGAATGCCTTTTGGGCTATGCAATGCACCGGCCACTTTTCAGAGGTGTATGATGGCTATATTTGCAGACATGGTGGAGGAAATCATGGAAGTCTTCATGGATGACTTCTCGGTATTTGGCTCTTCATTTGATCATTGTTTACATAACTTATCCCTTGTGTTGCAGAGATGCCAAGAAAAGAACCTAGTTcttaattgggaaaaatgtcacttTATGGTCCAAGAGGGCATTGTCCTGGGACATAAAGTATCATCTAAGGGATTAGAGATGGATAGAGCCAAGGTGGTTGCAATTGAAAAACTTCCTCCACCAAAGAACATCAAAGGAATAAGGAGCTTTCTAGGACATGCGGGGTTTTATCggagatttattaaagatttttctaagATCACTAAACCCTTATGTAATTTGCTTGGAAAAGATTCCACATTcatatttgatgatgattgtttgcAGGCTCTCGAGAAAATCAAGAGGGCATTGGTGACAGCACCAATCATGATAGTGCCGGACTGGAAGGAGCCCTTTGAGCtgatgtgtgatgcaagtgactATGCCGTTGGTGCGGTATTGGGCCAAAGAAGAGAAAGGATGTTTAGGGCAATTTATTATGCAAGCCGTACTATGGATGCTGCACAGCAAAATTACACCACGACTGAAAAGCAGATGCTTGCTGTAGTATTTGCCTTCGATAAATTCAGGCCATATCTGATCGGCACAAAGGTAATTGTTTTTACTGACCATGCAGCCATTCGCTACCTATTTGCCAAGAAGGATGCGAAACCACGCTTGATAAGGTGGATACTGCTATTGCAAGAATTTGACTTTGAGATCAAAGATAAGAAGGGAAGAGAGAATCAAGTGGCTGACCACTTGTCAAGACTTGAGCTAGAGGTTAGGAAAGAAGAAGGAGTAATACAGGAAACATTTCCGGATGAACAACTCTTCGAGGTAAGTTCAGTACTCCCTTGGTTCGCTGACATTGCGAATTTCTTGTCTTGTGGTATTCTTCCTCCAGATCTGAACCACCATCAGAAAAAGAAGTTCTTCCATGATATCAAATTTTTCTTCTGGATGATCCTTGTGTGTATAAGAGATGTGCTGACCAAGTGA